One segment of Methylotenera versatilis 79 DNA contains the following:
- a CDS encoding GspH/FimT family pseudopilin, with product MSSNEKSLGFTLIELMVVVAVVGILAALALPSYTQMIQNTRIKTAAESIQNGLQVARAEAVKRNQPVQFDLRGTDSAWTVCVAPASGPCPASDNASTIQSRGAGEGSSTDIDVVVNNAGPYVFNSLGVPTPTATFTIDNTAISEDDSRELRVILGAGGSVRVCDPNLDASGTDPRRCSI from the coding sequence ATGTCTTCAAATGAAAAATCATTAGGCTTTACGCTGATTGAGCTAATGGTAGTTGTGGCAGTTGTCGGCATTCTAGCCGCACTGGCACTACCTAGTTATACGCAGATGATTCAAAACACTAGAATTAAAACAGCCGCTGAATCCATTCAAAATGGTCTGCAAGTGGCGCGTGCAGAGGCAGTTAAGCGTAACCAGCCTGTGCAGTTTGATTTGCGCGGAACAGATTCTGCTTGGACAGTATGTGTGGCTCCAGCTTCAGGCCCATGTCCAGCTTCTGATAATGCGAGCACTATTCAAAGTCGAGGTGCAGGTGAAGGCTCTTCTACAGATATTGATGTGGTTGTTAATAATGCTGGACCTTATGTGTTTAACAGCCTCGGTGTACCTACACCCACCGCCACTTTTACGATTGATAACACCGCGATTTCTGAAGATGATAGTCGTGAGTTGAGAGTTATTCTGGGCGCTGGTGGCAGTGTAAGGGTTTGTGATCCAAATTTAGATGCTTCTGGAACTGACCCGCGCAGATGCAGCATATGA
- a CDS encoding type IV pilus modification PilV family protein, protein MLQRVNSSRALQKGAILLEALIAVVIFSFGILALAGLQSLMIKNTDDAKYRAEATFIAQQKLGEIWTNAQNFGSLADYIVDEPVTQLPNGNRTVVVSPERVVTVSVSWQLPGSALPHTYSTNARIEGIE, encoded by the coding sequence ATGCTTCAACGTGTCAATTCTTCGCGCGCCTTACAAAAAGGAGCTATTTTATTAGAGGCGTTAATAGCGGTCGTTATATTTTCTTTTGGCATACTGGCGTTGGCAGGTTTACAAAGCTTAATGATAAAAAATACAGACGATGCTAAATATCGTGCCGAAGCGACATTTATTGCGCAGCAAAAATTAGGGGAAATTTGGACTAACGCGCAAAACTTTGGCAGCCTTGCGGATTACATTGTTGATGAGCCTGTTACCCAATTACCCAATGGCAATCGCACAGTAGTAGTTTCGCCAGAGCGAGTTGTGACGGTTAGTGTAAGTTGGCAGTTACCAGGTTCAGCACTTCCTCATACCTACTCAACAAATGCGAGAATTGAGGGAATTGAATGA
- a CDS encoding pilus assembly protein codes for MSHHLYKIFSFALPIIALVFSAFPSVSLQAAPLDLATIPLSNSPSVPIQSNLLFIFDDSGSMSWNYMPDSIATDFEACEENTDFRLCRNSSINTIYYNPAIRYLPPANFTSGGINTAVYPSQTGIDATSGASTASKPNWQAVKLDAYRTLASSAIYTHCPVSGQSSNLTNCANYFTTLPGEFCTKSDLKDCAAQSVASVTRPFPAPARWCSDANLARNLASPAYVTGTTLANSSGCQATNVSPFTNLRSPGLIVATITFSSSNSRTITNVKVGGQIITSAATASTNTSNNASQTAANINACTAAITGQCQVAGYSATVSSTYVLTITAPAIATPYPTAVVTASNTTNAPTVTAFAKATHPILGGANNAPGQTVFSVINNTTASYNYPGTVAKADGRSDCGASCSYVQEMTNYANWYTYYRTRTLMMKTSTSLAFKDIGDDFRVGFMATSAVPARSLNFARFNTNQKTLWYAKLFSTPSDKSTPLRGALSRAGLIYANKSTGGSVFSDPVEYECQQNFALLTTDGFWNVGDETSSYGPYGLTGTEVGNLDSGTSVPLGMREGAGVLSASNSLADVAKYYRDTDLRTNALNNCTGALGEGVCVTPSTSTSPPNEKQTMVTLTMGLGVDGLLSYTTNYERLPGDYADIKAGSKNWPKPVQNTITAVDDLWHAAVNGGGTYFSAKNPLDVVSQLRQAIASIKVKTGTGSAAAASTLSPVGGDNFSYVGSYITGEWIGNLETRTINLTTGEVSRSATSCVEDIVPVDTCASPSSIASNGSGGYNCVTPGVTNADNCSGTLDGTNCKVPVDASCSGTLKNKVSAFTSSARNIYMNVGGTLQGFDYANLTMAQRQYFDTPWLTANLTQWPTLTTDQQTNATGANLVKYLRGETGYDLNSPTPANRVFRNRLATLGDLVHANPIFTAPPRLQYGDPGYQAFKAAKAGRRKMVYVGANDGMLHAFRADTLEEMWAYVPTMVLPNMWKLADSNYSAKHAYYLDGVIATTDICTANCSSTTATWKTILVAGLGGGGRGYVALDVTNPANPPTLMWEFDAKNASTLKNDPNLGYSFGNPIITKRNIDGKWVVLFTSGYNNVSDNDAFYNLTTTKFKPNNPAIYTAGNGGGYLFVLDAASGDKLQAIPTLNSPGVNAGTTTSPSGLGKIISLDLTSNVNKNTTYVYGGDLLGNLWRFDINTNVAVKLAELKAGTIAQPITTAPELGLIKGKVVVFIGTGKYLEVADLSNSDQQTIYAIKDEFTSTPLINPRASLVPQTIVPSGADNRKSGTANSVNFTTGRGWYVDLPDSRERVNIDPQLVLGTLLIPTAVPESTACQPEGYGWFNYLDYKTGGAVIPGSGLVSHRLSAPSGGFNTLNIGGEGVVENQPVSGKDQETINDIPFNSSATGFATKRSIWREIID; via the coding sequence ATGTCGCATCATCTGTATAAAATTTTTAGTTTTGCGTTGCCAATAATTGCGCTGGTGTTTTCTGCCTTTCCATCTGTTTCTTTGCAGGCTGCCCCTTTAGATTTAGCGACAATCCCTTTATCTAATAGCCCATCAGTACCCATTCAGTCTAATTTGTTATTTATATTCGATGACTCAGGTAGTATGTCTTGGAACTATATGCCAGATAGTATAGCAACTGATTTCGAAGCATGTGAAGAAAATACAGATTTCCGCTTATGCAGAAATTCGAGCATTAACACTATTTATTATAATCCTGCCATACGGTATTTACCGCCCGCGAATTTTACGTCAGGGGGGATAAACACTGCCGTCTATCCTAGCCAAACCGGCATAGATGCAACGAGTGGTGCAAGCACAGCCAGCAAACCAAATTGGCAAGCAGTAAAACTTGACGCTTATCGCACCCTAGCTTCCTCTGCTATATATACGCATTGTCCAGTAAGTGGACAGAGTTCTAATTTAACAAACTGCGCCAATTATTTTACTACCTTGCCAGGTGAGTTTTGTACTAAGTCCGATCTGAAAGATTGTGCAGCTCAATCAGTAGCATCTGTTACACGGCCATTCCCAGCTCCAGCTAGGTGGTGTAGTGATGCTAATTTAGCAAGAAATTTAGCTAGTCCTGCATATGTCACAGGCACTACACTTGCCAATAGTAGTGGTTGTCAAGCAACGAATGTAAGTCCATTTACAAATTTGCGCTCACCCGGATTAATTGTAGCAACAATTACTTTTAGCTCTAGTAACAGCCGTACCATTACCAATGTTAAAGTTGGCGGTCAAATAATTACCTCTGCCGCAACAGCCTCTACAAATACAAGTAATAATGCTTCACAAACGGCCGCTAATATTAATGCCTGTACCGCTGCAATCACTGGGCAATGTCAGGTTGCTGGTTACAGTGCAACGGTGTCATCTACCTATGTTCTTACCATCACTGCGCCAGCAATCGCGACACCCTATCCAACAGCTGTTGTTACTGCCTCTAATACTACTAATGCGCCTACCGTTACCGCGTTTGCAAAAGCAACACACCCTATATTAGGGGGTGCTAATAACGCTCCAGGTCAAACAGTGTTTAGCGTGATAAACAACACTACCGCCAGCTATAACTATCCTGGCACAGTTGCCAAAGCAGATGGGCGTTCAGATTGTGGTGCTAGCTGTAGCTATGTGCAAGAAATGACCAACTATGCCAATTGGTATACCTACTACCGCACCCGTACACTAATGATGAAAACCTCAACCAGCCTAGCGTTTAAAGACATTGGCGATGATTTTAGAGTAGGGTTTATGGCGACTTCAGCAGTTCCCGCGCGCTCATTAAACTTTGCACGCTTTAACACCAACCAAAAAACGCTTTGGTATGCTAAGTTATTTAGTACGCCCAGTGATAAAAGCACGCCATTACGTGGCGCCCTTTCTAGGGCAGGGCTCATCTATGCGAATAAATCCACAGGTGGCAGTGTATTTAGTGACCCAGTTGAGTACGAGTGCCAGCAAAACTTTGCCTTATTGACTACCGACGGTTTTTGGAATGTTGGTGATGAAACTTCTTCATATGGTCCTTATGGACTCACAGGAACTGAGGTTGGCAATTTAGATAGCGGAACGAGCGTTCCTTTAGGGATGCGAGAGGGAGCAGGTGTACTTTCTGCTAGCAATTCCCTGGCCGATGTCGCTAAGTATTATCGTGACACCGATTTACGTACCAATGCACTGAATAATTGTACGGGTGCGTTGGGTGAAGGGGTTTGTGTCACACCTTCAACGTCAACATCTCCGCCTAATGAGAAACAGACCATGGTGACGCTTACCATGGGCTTGGGTGTGGATGGATTACTTTCTTACACCACAAATTATGAAAGATTGCCAGGCGATTATGCCGATATTAAAGCAGGCAGTAAAAATTGGCCTAAACCTGTTCAGAACACTATCACTGCTGTAGATGACCTATGGCACGCGGCTGTAAACGGCGGTGGTACGTATTTTAGTGCTAAAAATCCGTTAGATGTGGTAAGTCAACTTAGGCAAGCAATTGCGTCCATTAAAGTAAAAACTGGTACAGGCTCGGCCGCTGCTGCTAGTACATTAAGCCCAGTTGGCGGCGATAACTTTTCTTATGTGGGTAGTTATATTACTGGCGAATGGATTGGTAATCTGGAAACAAGAACAATTAATCTGACCACGGGAGAGGTCAGCCGCTCAGCTACCAGTTGTGTAGAAGATATTGTACCAGTCGATACGTGCGCAAGTCCTTCTAGCATCGCCAGTAATGGATCAGGCGGTTACAACTGTGTGACACCAGGCGTAACTAATGCAGATAACTGCTCCGGCACATTAGATGGCACAAATTGTAAAGTGCCTGTGGATGCTTCTTGTTCGGGTACTTTAAAAAACAAGGTATCTGCGTTCACTAGTAGTGCCAGAAACATTTACATGAATGTAGGCGGTACATTACAAGGCTTTGATTACGCGAATTTAACTATGGCTCAAAGGCAATATTTTGATACGCCTTGGTTGACCGCAAATTTAACCCAATGGCCTACCTTAACAACTGACCAGCAAACTAATGCTACTGGTGCCAATTTGGTGAAATATTTACGCGGCGAAACTGGTTATGACTTAAATTCACCCACGCCAGCCAATAGAGTGTTCCGCAATCGGTTAGCGACTTTGGGTGATTTAGTCCATGCCAACCCCATCTTTACTGCGCCACCAAGGCTGCAATATGGTGATCCTGGCTACCAAGCATTTAAAGCAGCAAAAGCTGGGCGCAGAAAAATGGTATATGTAGGTGCCAACGATGGTATGTTGCACGCATTCAGAGCAGATACTTTGGAAGAAATGTGGGCATATGTTCCTACTATGGTATTACCAAATATGTGGAAACTAGCAGATAGTAATTACAGCGCGAAACATGCCTATTATTTAGATGGTGTTATTGCTACTACCGATATTTGTACAGCAAACTGTTCATCAACAACTGCTACCTGGAAAACGATTTTAGTAGCAGGTTTGGGTGGTGGTGGTCGTGGGTATGTTGCATTAGATGTGACTAACCCAGCCAATCCGCCGACATTAATGTGGGAGTTTGATGCAAAAAATGCATCTACATTAAAAAATGATCCTAACCTAGGTTATAGCTTTGGCAACCCAATAATCACAAAGCGCAATATTGATGGTAAATGGGTGGTGTTATTCACCTCTGGTTATAACAACGTTTCAGATAACGATGCTTTTTATAACCTAACAACTACAAAGTTTAAACCAAATAACCCTGCTATCTACACCGCTGGAAACGGTGGCGGTTACTTGTTTGTTCTGGATGCTGCAAGTGGCGATAAGCTACAAGCTATTCCTACCTTAAATAGCCCAGGTGTTAATGCTGGCACTACTACCAGCCCTAGTGGGCTGGGTAAAATTATCTCTTTAGATTTAACTTCTAATGTAAATAAAAATACAACTTATGTTTATGGTGGTGACTTATTAGGCAACTTATGGCGTTTTGATATTAATACTAATGTAGCCGTAAAACTGGCTGAGTTAAAAGCAGGGACGATTGCTCAGCCTATTACCACAGCGCCTGAACTAGGTTTGATAAAAGGTAAAGTAGTCGTGTTTATCGGTACGGGTAAATATTTGGAAGTAGCTGACCTTAGCAACTCAGATCAACAAACCATTTATGCAATTAAAGATGAGTTTACCAGTACACCTTTGATTAATCCTCGTGCTAGCTTAGTGCCGCAAACAATTGTGCCAAGTGGTGCGGATAACCGTAAAAGTGGAACGGCCAACTCTGTTAACTTTACGACAGGCAGAGGTTGGTATGTTGATTTGCCTGATTCACGCGAACGTGTGAATATTGACCCTCAACTTGTATTAGGTACTTTGCTTATTCCAACGGCCGTTCCAGAGTCGACGGCTTGTCAGCCGGAAGGATACGGTTGGTTTAATTACTTGGATTACAAAACGGGCGGGGCGGTCATTCCAGGATCCGGTTTAGTATCTCATCGATTAAGCGCTCCTAGTGGTGGTTTTAACACACTTAATATTGGTGGCGAGGGAGTAGTGGAAAATCAACCAGTAAGTGGTAAAGATCAAGAAACAATTAACGATATTCCGTTTAATAGTAGTGCCACCGGCTTTGCAACGAAGCGATCAATCTGGCGTGAGATTATTGATTAA
- a CDS encoding pilus assembly PilX family protein has translation MLNQQNSLNKNKQSGVVLFIALIALVVMSLAAAALIRSVDTNTLITGNLAFKQSAIVSSDRGVETAVGWLNAQAIADVASLNVDSVGNGYFSTFDALDLDDRTVLRAAATWANNSAVASGVNITAGRETDTGNEIRYIVQRMCREPNVAPNVDDCQFGAGNDSTGSIGGDHDLMLDLSPLPSPMYRITVRVAGPKNTVSYTQTYTY, from the coding sequence ATGCTTAATCAGCAAAATTCTTTAAATAAAAACAAACAAAGCGGCGTTGTATTATTTATTGCGCTGATTGCTTTAGTTGTGATGTCTTTGGCGGCGGCGGCTTTAATCCGTTCTGTAGATACAAATACCTTAATTACAGGTAATTTAGCTTTTAAACAATCTGCAATTGTTTCGTCAGACCGCGGCGTAGAAACGGCTGTTGGATGGTTAAATGCACAAGCCATTGCAGATGTGGCTAGTTTAAATGTGGATAGCGTTGGCAATGGTTATTTTTCTACTTTTGATGCATTAGATTTAGACGATCGAACAGTTTTAAGAGCCGCTGCCACCTGGGCAAACAATAGTGCCGTTGCTTCAGGTGTAAATATTACAGCGGGTAGAGAAACCGATACTGGTAACGAGATACGTTATATTGTTCAACGCATGTGTCGTGAACCAAACGTGGCTCCGAATGTGGATGACTGTCAGTTTGGTGCTGGGAATGACAGCACTGGTAGCATTGGTGGCGATCATGATCTTATGCTTGATCTTAGCCCTCTACCAAGCCCGATGTACAGAATTACCGTTAGAGTTGCTGGGCCAAAAAACACCGTGAGCTATACGCAAACGTACACCTATTAG
- a CDS encoding PilW family protein, translated as MMLNCKNTHKNQKRTRQGNASQNGFSLVELMVGLVIGLLATLVIVQVFSVFEGRKRSTSGTSDAQTNGSIALMSIQRDVQMAGYGLPLPMADKENSSLKCAAFADFDPDNDTTTNNSTNLFPLVIVDGASNASDTITVRFSTTAVGATPVFILNAANATSNTGMVLANNIGCNNNDIALISSGNNCMMATVADANGNPNTPRNLALSAATPTGGPLVTGAKFACMGNWQNYTYQIVNNELRLNGRPIVSEVVNMQAQYGVSSAADSNQVNEWVNATGTTWTTPTIANRNRIKAIRVAVVVRNGLMEKETVSTACSSITATNPTGVCAWDGSVFGEAPEIDLTGTTNWDRYRYRVFETIIPMRNMLWSREAL; from the coding sequence ATGATGCTCAATTGTAAAAATACGCATAAAAATCAAAAGAGGACTCGCCAAGGTAATGCTAGCCAAAACGGTTTTAGCTTAGTAGAGTTGATGGTTGGTTTGGTGATTGGCTTGTTGGCAACATTAGTGATTGTTCAGGTTTTTTCTGTGTTTGAGGGGCGTAAGCGTAGTACATCTGGAACATCGGATGCGCAAACCAATGGCAGTATTGCGTTAATGAGCATTCAGCGTGATGTGCAAATGGCTGGTTACGGACTGCCATTACCCATGGCGGATAAGGAAAATAGTTCGCTTAAATGTGCAGCATTTGCAGATTTTGATCCCGATAATGATACAACAACGAATAATAGTACTAACTTATTTCCACTGGTTATTGTAGACGGTGCAAGCAACGCAAGTGACACGATAACGGTGCGATTTAGCACTACAGCAGTTGGTGCAACCCCTGTTTTCATTTTGAATGCGGCAAATGCTACCTCAAATACCGGCATGGTACTTGCCAATAATATTGGCTGTAACAATAATGATATTGCACTGATTAGCAGTGGTAACAATTGCATGATGGCAACAGTTGCAGATGCGAATGGTAATCCAAATACACCAAGAAATTTGGCATTAAGTGCAGCGACACCTACAGGCGGACCTTTAGTAACTGGCGCCAAGTTTGCCTGCATGGGCAACTGGCAAAACTACACTTACCAAATTGTAAACAATGAGCTGCGTTTAAATGGACGGCCGATAGTTTCTGAAGTGGTGAATATGCAGGCGCAATATGGTGTTTCATCTGCTGCGGATAGTAACCAAGTAAATGAATGGGTAAATGCAACTGGCACCACATGGACCACACCAACGATAGCCAATCGTAATCGCATAAAAGCGATTAGAGTGGCTGTGGTTGTACGAAACGGCTTAATGGAAAAAGAAACGGTCAGTACTGCGTGTAGCTCAATTACTGCTACCAATCCCACTGGTGTGTGCGCTTGGGACGGTTCTGTTTTTGGTGAGGCACCAGAGATTGATTTAACTGGTACAACTAATTGGGATAGGTACCGCTACAGAGTTTTTGAAACTATCATTCCAATGCGCAATATGCTTTGGTCAAGAGAGGCGCTGTAA
- a CDS encoding type IV pilin protein produces MNTLKRLQKGFTLVEIMIVVAIIGILASVAIPSYQDYVKKGKAAEATATLADLRIKMEQCFQDNRSYAGCAAFCAPTSGAVNFSYACAATPDALTYNIVATGVSGKGMTGFSYSVNQSNAKTSKYDGSAEKACWVTSKTGTC; encoded by the coding sequence ATGAACACTTTAAAACGGTTGCAAAAAGGCTTTACGCTGGTTGAGATTATGATTGTGGTGGCGATTATTGGGATTTTGGCTTCGGTTGCGATACCTAGTTATCAAGATTATGTCAAAAAAGGTAAAGCTGCAGAAGCTACTGCGACACTGGCTGATTTACGCATAAAAATGGAGCAATGTTTTCAAGATAATCGCAGTTATGCAGGATGTGCAGCTTTTTGTGCGCCGACAAGCGGTGCGGTAAATTTTAGCTATGCATGTGCCGCAACACCTGATGCTTTAACTTATAACATTGTTGCAACAGGGGTATCAGGCAAAGGCATGACAGGCTTTTCCTACAGCGTCAATCAAAGTAACGCTAAAACTTCTAAATACGATGGTTCGGCTGAAAAAGCGTGCTGGGTAACTAGTAAAACTGGTACATGCTAA
- the lysA gene encoding diaminopimelate decarboxylase: protein MFDSKKVFDFKNGNLHAENVALSQIAAQFATPCYVYSKFALTQAFNNFKAGLAGTDHLVCFAVKANPNIAILNLFAKLGAGFDIVSGGELARVLAAGGDPQKIVFSGVGKSADEMRAALNAGIFCFNVESASELARLNQVAGEMGKIAPVSLRVNPNVDAKTHPYISTGLKNNKFGVAFEDAIAVYEQAAVMSNIAVHGVDCHIGSQITELAPFIEALDLILGLVDTLAAKNIVISHIDVGGGIGITYSDETPPEFEVYAKAILAKLAHKNVKVLFEPGRALVGNAGVLLTKVEYLKHTESKNFAIVDAAMNDLMRPALYDAYHDIVAVNPREGEADTYEIVGPVCESGDFLGHDRTFKLAEGDLLAIKSAGAYGMSMASNYNTRGRAAEVMVDGDQIHLIRQREKIADLFALEQLLP from the coding sequence ATGTTTGATTCTAAAAAAGTGTTTGATTTTAAAAATGGCAATTTACATGCCGAAAATGTGGCTTTAAGCCAAATCGCTGCGCAGTTCGCTACGCCTTGTTATGTGTATTCAAAATTTGCCTTAACCCAAGCCTTTAACAATTTTAAAGCTGGTCTAGCTGGCACAGATCATTTGGTCTGTTTTGCTGTAAAAGCTAACCCCAATATTGCTATCTTGAATCTATTCGCAAAATTGGGCGCAGGGTTTGATATTGTTTCTGGCGGTGAATTAGCGCGTGTTTTAGCCGCAGGCGGCGATCCGCAAAAGATTGTTTTTTCTGGTGTAGGTAAAAGTGCAGACGAAATGCGCGCAGCATTAAACGCTGGTATTTTTTGCTTTAATGTGGAATCAGCCAGCGAGTTAGCGCGACTAAACCAAGTCGCGGGTGAAATGGGCAAAATCGCACCAGTTTCGTTACGAGTTAACCCGAATGTAGATGCAAAAACACACCCTTATATTTCTACGGGTTTAAAAAACAATAAATTTGGCGTGGCGTTTGAAGATGCGATTGCGGTTTATGAACAAGCTGCCGTTATGTCAAATATTGCGGTACACGGCGTTGATTGCCATATCGGCTCACAAATCACTGAATTAGCGCCGTTTATTGAGGCGCTTGATTTGATTTTGGGCTTGGTAGATACGCTTGCCGCTAAGAATATTGTCATTTCGCATATTGATGTAGGCGGCGGTATTGGCATCACTTACTCTGATGAAACACCGCCAGAATTTGAAGTGTACGCCAAAGCCATTTTGGCTAAATTGGCGCATAAAAATGTCAAAGTATTATTTGAACCAGGCCGCGCTTTGGTGGGAAATGCTGGCGTATTACTCACAAAAGTAGAATATCTGAAACATACCGAAAGTAAGAATTTCGCTATAGTTGACGCCGCGATGAATGATTTGATGCGCCCCGCATTATATGATGCTTACCACGATATTGTTGCGGTGAATCCACGCGAAGGCGAAGCAGACACTTATGAAATCGTAGGGCCAGTTTGTGAAAGTGGCGATTTTTTAGGTCATGACCGTACATTTAAGTTAGCGGAAGGAGATTTATTAGCCATTAAATCTGCTGGTGCTTATGGTATGAGTATGGCGAGTAACTACAACACGCGCGGCCGTGCGGCGGAGGTGATGGTAGATGGCGACCAAATACATTTGATTCGCCAACGCGAAAAAATTGCAGATTTATTTGCGCTTGAGCAATTATTACCTTAA
- the lptM gene encoding LPS translocon maturation chaperone LptM, whose translation MLKLNIKLNTKFTLNFLLLAICSTLTACGTKGPLYIPEQRYPQGVEHPATPESTNPNKEKAPIIPPIATPPTVKDY comes from the coding sequence ATGCTTAAGCTTAATATTAAACTTAACACTAAATTCACCTTAAATTTTCTGTTATTAGCCATTTGTAGCACGCTAACAGCTTGCGGCACCAAAGGGCCGTTGTATATTCCTGAGCAACGTTATCCGCAAGGCGTTGAGCATCCAGCTACGCCTGAATCAACTAACCCAAATAAAGAAAAAGCGCCTATCATCCCGCCGATTGCAACCCCACCAACTGTTAAAGATTACTAA